The Acidobacteriota bacterium region GTCCTGGATCCCGCTGAAGTCGAGTCCGGCCAGTTCCAGCGGAACGCCACCAATGCCGCCCTCTGCATTGATCTCCCGGGCGGCCAGTTGGACCGCGGCGTGGGTACTGGCCGTCATGCCAATGCCGAACACCACGCGGGACGGCCGCGCCTGGCACGCCAGCGCCGTCAGGCCGATCGCCACGGTCGTCACCAACGACAGACGTTTCATCATCAGGTCCTCTCCGACGCCAGCACCTGACGCACCACGTCGGCATAGTCGGCAAATCGGAACGGCTTCTCCACCCGCAGCACCAGGGTCCGCTGAAAGAAGTCACCCTGATTCATACCAACCAGGTCGCCTGACGCGAACACGAACCGCCGCGCGAGTCGTGGCCGGTTGAGGCGAACCCACTCGTAGAGCTGGATGCCGTCGACGGGCCCCGGCATTCGGACGTCGGAGATGATCAGATCGACGTCATTCGCCTCGAGGTGGCGAATGCCTTCGGCGCCCGTGGCCACGCCCGTCGCCTGAATGCCGAGTTTCGCCAGGTAGGACACCTGCAGCCGCACCAGCATCTCTTCGTCGTCGACGACCAGAGCACGCCGTTCGGACGTCGTACCCGGTTCGCGGCTGGCTGGCTCGGGTGACGGCGGGGCCGGCTGAGCGTTCTTCGCGACGCTGTCAGGATCGCCGACAGGCAGTGTGATTGCGACCCGGGCACCCTTCTCCCAGTTGCCCGCGAGAATCTCGCCGCCGTGCTCCTCGACAATCCCGTAGCACACGCTCAGCCCCAGCCCGGTGCCCTGGCCAACGTCCTTCGTCGTGTAGAACGGATCGAAGGCCTTGACCGGATCGCGGAACCCCGGTCCATCATCCGCGAACTCAATGGCCACACTGGTGCCGATCCGGCGCGTCCGAACCCAGATGGTCCCTGCGCGATCTTCCCCGCGGATGGCGTCGTGCGCGTTGTTCAGGAGGTTCAGCATGACCTGCTGCATCTTGCTGCGGTCGGCGCTCATCACCGGGTTGGACGGGTCGAACTCGCGCACGAGCGTGATGTTGCGCGTGCCCAGTTCGTACTCCCGGAGGCTCAGCACCTGATCCACCATCTCGTTGACGCCGACCGCCTCCAACCGCGGCTCCTGCTGGCGCGCGAACTGGAGGAGGTTGGCGACAATCTTGCGGCACCGTTCCACCTGTGCGTCCGCCTCGTCGAGCAGGCCGATCGCCTTGGCGTGGTCGCCGCCGGGGGTCAGCTCCATCTTCGCCAGTTCGGCGAAGCCCCTGATCGTCGCAAGCGGGTTGTTCAACTCGTGGGCGACGCCGCTGACGAGCAGCCCCACCGCCGACATCTTCTCGGCCCGGCTCAACTTGGCCTGGACGTCATGGAGCTGCTTCGCCCGGTCCTCCACCTTGCGTTCGAGACCGGCATAACTCTCGGCCAGCGACTCGGCCATGAAATTGAAACCTTCGGTGAGTTGGCCGAACTCGTCGGCAACGCGAACCTGAACGCGGGCCGTGAGGTCGCCACGCCGCATGCGGTCCGATGCAGCAAGAAGCTCGCTGACCGGCCCGAGAATCCTCCGGCGCAGCACGACCGTCGAGACCACCGCTCCGACAACCGTCAGTCCGATCAACGTGAAGAAGGCCGCCAGACCCCGATTCCCAAGCCGCTCGAGGTGGACCACGACGTCGCGGAGCTTGGCCAACTGGAGCGCACTCAGCTGGTCGAATTCGGTCCTGATTTCGTCGTGGAGTCGATAGAGCCGCTGGACGCTGACGGCGACCTCGGCGGACTTGCCGGCGGCCAGTTCGGAGGCGGCCTGCATCGACAGGAGATTGGAATCGAACTGCAACGCCTTGGCCCGCTCGACCGTGAGGCGTTCCTGAACGCCGATGTCCAGCTTCAGGTACTCGGTGTACCTCTCGCCGAGCCTGTAGTTCAGTTCCTTGAGGTTTTCGGCAAACCCAGGCTCGCGCTGAACCAACTGCCGTTGCATCTGCACGAGGTGTTCGGCGTTGCCCCGGGTGAGCTGCTGGCTGAGTGTCGAGGTCCGCTGCAGGTTCTCGAGAAGGCTGGTGCCCTGTGCAGAGACGTTGGCAAACTGGTAGGCCAGGGCTGCCGCCACAGCCAGAACCAGCAGCGACACGGATGACACAAGGATGTTGAACTGCCTCGCGATCGTCATCGACAGCGCCTTCTCCCGGGAGGGCCGGCGTCAACCCGTCCCGACAGTTACGATTCGTTGCTGAAAGTGGTCTGAGTCTAGCAGAAAACCGCATTGCACACTTCCTGTCCCGCGAGCCGCGGCACGCCCGAATTCGGCATCGACGGGGTGCTACCATGCGCCCATTATGCCCTTCCAACTCGATCTCCCGTCGACACTGCAGGACGCGAGGACGTACCGGCTGCTGTCGTGGTACCAGTTTGTGTATTCGCTCTGCGGGCTGGTGCTCGGACTGGCGTGCCTGATCGGGGGTGTGCTGCTGTTTCTGAACAGTGTGGCCGGCTCTGCCAGCTGGACCGCGCAGATCCTCGGCGCGGAGAGCCGGGTGTCGGACGCGGCTCCCGGCGCCATCCTGTTCGTGGTCGGCCTGTTCGTCGTCCTGGCCACCCGGTTTACCGTCCGCGTCCAGAAGTGACCCCTGTCACGAATTTTTCCAAACTTCGACGAGCACCCTTTCGTCTAATATGGACAACTGTCTCCGCCGTCCGCGCCACGCCCCCAATGGACAGCGGTCTCCTCCCCCGTACGGGGGTTGTCGCACGTTGTGTGAGTGCGTATAAAGTGCTCCCGTCACTCTTCGCGATAGGCCGGAGATGTGACCCATTCACTTTTCGCGTCTTCAACAGCGAGGGATTCGATGCGTGTGATTCTGAGCGTGGGTGTTGTGCTGTGCCTGGTGGCTGGCGTCGTCGCAGAACGCGTCGACCCGGTGGTCGACGCAGCGAGCGTGCTTGCTGCGGCCCGCGCGGCGCTCGGTGGCGAGCAGAAGCTGGCAGCAGTGACATCGTTTACTGCGACGGGGCGGACACGCCAGCTGCGTGGCAACAATCTGGTGCCAATCGTCTTCGAGATGTGGTGTGAACTGCCAGACAAGTACGTCCGGAAGGACGAGATTCCCGCGCAGGAATCCGACCCGACGTCCAGCGGCTTCAATGGCGACAGTCTGATTCAGATCCCGCCGCCGCCGCCGGCTCCGCCGATGGCGGCCCGGCCCGGCGCTCCAGGACCAGCGACTCCCGCAAAGCCGGCTGCCGGCCCCGCGACTGGCGCACCGGCGCCAGCCGCTCCGCCGCCCGGAGCCACAGCCCCGCCACAAACAAGCGCGACAGCGCCGGGCGGAACGCGGCCAGCGTCAGGTGATCCGCTCGCCGCGGCAGCGGCGGCTGCGACTGCGATGTCGGGAAGACCGGGTGGGACGCCGCCAACTGCTGGCGGACCTCCATCTGGTCCACCGCCAGATCCGCGCAAGGCGCGAGTCACGACAGTCAAGCAGGACTTCGTCAGGCTCACGCTGGGAATGTTCGCCGCGTCGTTCAGCAGTTATCCAGTCACCTTCAGGCACATCGGCCAGGCCGAGGCCCCGCAGGGCAAAGCCGATGTGCTGGAAGTCAAAGGCGCTGGCACATTCCTGCTCAAGCTGTTCATCAACAGTGGGACGCACCTGCCCGTCATGGTGAGCTGGACGGTGCCGGCGACCAACGTCGTCATCAAGACGCCCGACCAGCCCGCCCCCGCGACCCTGCCGCCTGGGTCGATTGTCGTGGAGGCACCGGCGGCTCCGCCAGCCACCGCACCCAAGGAAGAGTTGGCCAAGTACGCGCAGGACATCATGGCGCTGCGGAAGCAAGCCCTCACTAGCAGGCTCATCGAGCACCGCGTCTACTACGCAGACTATCGCGACATTGGCAACGGACTGAAGTTCCCGTTCCGCCTGCGCCGCGCCGTGGCCGGCGACACCATCGAAGAAATGACCTTCGATGAGTTCGCCATCAACAAGAAGATCGACCCACCTTCGATGAGTTCGCCATCAACAAG contains the following coding sequences:
- a CDS encoding ATP-binding protein, which translates into the protein MTIARQFNILVSSVSLLVLAVAAALAYQFANVSAQGTSLLENLQRTSTLSQQLTRGNAEHLVQMQRQLVQREPGFAENLKELNYRLGERYTEYLKLDIGVQERLTVERAKALQFDSNLLSMQAASELAAGKSAEVAVSVQRLYRLHDEIRTEFDQLSALQLAKLRDVVVHLERLGNRGLAAFFTLIGLTVVGAVVSTVVLRRRILGPVSELLAASDRMRRGDLTARVQVRVADEFGQLTEGFNFMAESLAESYAGLERKVEDRAKQLHDVQAKLSRAEKMSAVGLLVSGVAHELNNPLATIRGFAELAKMELTPGGDHAKAIGLLDEADAQVERCRKIVANLLQFARQQEPRLEAVGVNEMVDQVLSLREYELGTRNITLVREFDPSNPVMSADRSKMQQVMLNLLNNAHDAIRGEDRAGTIWVRTRRIGTSVAIEFADDGPGFRDPVKAFDPFYTTKDVGQGTGLGLSVCYGIVEEHGGEILAGNWEKGARVAITLPVGDPDSVAKNAQPAPPSPEPASREPGTTSERRALVVDDEEMLVRLQVSYLAKLGIQATGVATGAEGIRHLEANDVDLIISDVRMPGPVDGIQLYEWVRLNRPRLARRFVFASGDLVGMNQGDFFQRTLVLRVEKPFRFADYADVVRQVLASERT